ACGCTCACTTGCGGCCGTTTTTTACGCCGAACGTCGAGCGACCTCGCGCCGCAATCCGGCCTCACCTTTGCGCATGGACCACTCGTGGTTCCAGCCAAGCAGCGGCCGTAAAACCGGCGAGAGGAATCTCAGCCAAGGTTTCTCGAGCCTGACTTGCCACTGATATTCGGCATCGACGCCGCCGTCACGCGATGACAGCCGCCAAATGCCGCGCCCCACGAGATCGCCGGTTGAATCAAGCGTGGATCCGAACGGGTAACGCTGATCGACGACCGTGTACGTAAAGCGAAGGGTGTACGGCAATCGCGCACGACACGTGCACTTCGCCACCTGCCCCAAGGCATGTTCGCCGCCGGCAACCACGATGCTGACGGACTTGAAGAGCTCCGGCCACCAGCGAGGCAACGACGCCGTGTCCTCAAGAACGTCGGCGACCTCGGTCAGGCTGGCGTCGTCGATTCGCCACCGGCTCAAGAAATCGTAGCGCTCGCCGGGCGCAGTCATGTTGTCGCGCGCGGCTCCGCTCTAGGAATAACGATAGCTCGGGAACCAATTGCCTCGACCGCTCGGCAGCAGATCGAACAGATTCCAGACCGGCGACAAGAGGTCGATGCCGCGGTACGTAGCCTTCTTCAACAGCGCGAATTTCTGATACTGATGGCGGATGACTCCCTTCCTATCTTTCGTGAAGATGCTGATCGTGGGCCACTGGTCGCCATCCGAGTCCTCGGCCTCGAAGTCGCGATTGAAGGTCGTGCCGTAGCTCGATAAGAGACGGATGTTCTTCCAACCGCGGCTCTTACCCCATTTCTTGAATTTCGCGATCGGCGCTTTGGCGACGAGCACGAAGTTCGCGCGATCGCGCACGTGCGGCGCCACTGCGTCGTAGCCGTCGGCCCACATGTTGCACATGCGGCACGGCTTCGCGTCCTTCGGCGCGAACATGAAATGGTAGACGATCAATTCTTTCTGGCCGCGTTGGAAAAGTTCCGACAGCCGCACCTTGCGGCGACCGTCATCGAACACATAATCTTCCTTCACGATTTCGCCGGGGGGCAGCGCCCGTCTCATCGCGGCGACCTTCTCGGCGTGATCGCGCAAGGCGATCTCTTCTTTGAGGAGAGCGCGCAGAGATTTCGCGCGCTTGGCGGACTTTGCTGGCATTATGCTCTCTCCGCAATTCGAAGGGGCCGACGCCTGTCGGCCCGCCGCGATTTGAAGGGGCCGACGCCAGTCGGCCCGCAAGCGTTGCCATTCGAGGTCTTATTTGTCCTCCAGGCCCGAGGGCGCCAAACGCGCGAGGCGAACGGCGAGCCACGATGGCGAACGGCCTGCCATCTCGGCTTCTTCCTTGGCAAGCACGGCCTGGCGCACCACGTGGGCCCCGACATAGCGGATCGGTTCGGGCGGAAACGCTT
The DNA window shown above is from Candidatus Eremiobacteraceae bacterium and carries:
- a CDS encoding DUF899 family protein, whose product is MPAKSAKRAKSLRALLKEEIALRDHAEKVAAMRRALPPGEIVKEDYVFDDGRRKVRLSELFQRGQKELIVYHFMFAPKDAKPCRMCNMWADGYDAVAPHVRDRANFVLVAKAPIAKFKKWGKSRGWKNIRLLSSYGTTFNRDFEAEDSDGDQWPTISIFTKDRKGVIRHQYQKFALLKKATYRGIDLLSPVWNLFDLLPSGRGNWFPSYRYS
- a CDS encoding SRPBCC family protein codes for the protein MTAPGERYDFLSRWRIDDASLTEVADVLEDTASLPRWWPELFKSVSIVVAGGEHALGQVAKCTCRARLPYTLRFTYTVVDQRYPFGSTLDSTGDLVGRGIWRLSSRDGGVDAEYQWQVRLEKPWLRFLSPVLRPLLGWNHEWSMRKGEAGLRREVARRSA